In one window of Brassica rapa cultivar Chiifu-401-42 chromosome A07, CAAS_Brap_v3.01, whole genome shotgun sequence DNA:
- the LOC103832331 gene encoding receptor-like serine/threonine-protein kinase At1g78530 gives MANAKETTLYITISVVAFVTGKIIIALLLYKRWKRKHTVHENGFPVKGGGKMVMFRSPLLNSVSSDLFMKKTHKLSNKDILGSGGFGTVYRLTINESTAFAVKRLNRGDSERDGGFHRELESMADIKHRNIVTLHGYYTSPHFNLLIYELMPNGSLDSFLHGKKSGDGKVLDWAARYKIAVGAARGISYLHHDCIPHIIHRDIKSSNILLDHNMETRVSDFGLATLMEPDKTHVSTFVAGTFGYLAPEYFDTGKATMKGDVYSFGVLLLELLTGRRPTDDEFFEEGTKLVTWVKGVVRDQREEVVIDNRLRGSPVQEMNDVFGIAMMCLEPEPDVRPTMTEVVKLLEYISL, from the exons ATGGCTAATGCAAAGGAAACAACTCTTTACATAACAATCTCTGTGGTTGCTTTTGTCACTGGTAAGATCATAATAGCTCTTCTTCTATACAAGAGATGGAAGAGAAAACATACAGTTCATGAAAATGGATTTCCAG ttaAAGGAGGAGGGAAGATGGTGATGTTTAGGTCACCATTACTAAACTCTGTTTCCTCGGACTTGTTTATGAAGAAGACACATAAGCTAAGTAACAAAGACATTCTTGGTTCTGGAGGATTTGGAACTGTTTACAGACTAACGATCAATGAGTCAACAGCTTTTGCTGTGAAGAGGCTAAACAGAGGAGACTCTGAGAGAGACGGAGGGTTTCATAGAGAGTTAGAATCAATGGCTGATATAAAACACAGAAACATTGTTACTCTCCATGGTTACTACACCTCTCCACACTTCAATCTCCTCATCTATGAGCTTATGCCTAATGGAAGCTTAGATTCTTTTCTACACG GAAAAAAATCTGGAGATGGTAAGGTTTTGGATTGGGCGGCTAGGTATAAAATAGCGGTTGGAGCGGCTAGAGGGATCTCTTACCTTCATCATGATTGCATCCCTCATATTATCCATAGAGATATCAAATCTAGTAATATACTTCTTGATCATAACATGGAAACTAGGGTTTCGGATTTCGGTTTAGCCACTTTGATGGAGCCAGACAAGACTCATGTCTCGACGTTTGTAGCTGGAACGTTTGGATACTTAGCTCCTG AGTATTTCGATACGGGTAAAGCTACAATGAAAGGAGATGTATATAGTTTTGGTGTTCTTCTTCTGGAGCTTTTGACCGGAAGAAGACCAACAGATGATGAGTTTTTTGAAGAAGGAACAAAGCTTGTTACGTGG GTAAAAGGAGTGGTGAGAGACCAAAGAGAAGAGGTGGTGATAGATAACAGGTTAAGAGGATCACCGGTTCAAGAGATGAACGATGTGTTTGGTATAGCGATGATGTGTCTAGAACCGGAACCGGACGTTAGACCGACCATGACCGAGGTCGTCAAATTGCTTGAATACATTAGCCTTTAG
- the LOC103832333 gene encoding probable sodium/metabolite cotransporter BASS1, chloroplastic → MASSVISLSLTTPLKANSFSKYNLTPLPSLRRISCCSTREITLKPRLALPDTCKQRRSVELLTRCGVSSNDFPAEKEKKRSFGEWVEFLGEAVSTAFPVWVSLGCLLGLVKPSAFNWVTPDLTIIGLTITMLGMGMTLTLDDLRGALKMPKELFAGFVLQYSVMPLSAFLVSKLLNLPSHYAAGLILVGCCPGGTASNIVTYIARGNVALSVLMTAASTLSAVIMTPLLTAKLAKQYVAVDALGLVKSTLQVVLLPVLAGAFMNQYFQRVVKFVTPLMAPIAVGTVAILCGTAIGQNASAILASGKQVVMACVLLHLSGFLFGYLFSRLLRIDVASSRTVSIEVGMQNSVLGLVLAAEHFGNPLTAVPCAVSSVCHSIIGSVLAGVWRRSAPKQLED, encoded by the exons atggcctCCTCCGtgatttctctctctctgacaACGCCATTGAAAGCGAACTCCTTTAGCAAGTACAATCTCACTCCGCTGCCTTCTCTACGTCGCATCTCTTGCTGCTCAACTCGCGAGATTACTCTCAAACCGCGTTTGGCTCTTCCTGATACGTGTAAGCAGCGGCGAAGCGTTGAGCTTTTGACTCGCTGCGGCGTTTCGTCGAACGACTTCCCCGctgagaaagagaaaaagaggaGCTTTGGGGAGTGGGTCGAGTTTCTGGGAGAGGCGGTGTCGACGGCGTTTCCGGTGTGGGTATCTCTTGGGTGCTTGCTGGGGCTGGTGAAGCCGAGTGCTTTCAATTGGGTCACTCCTGATTTGACCATTATAGGTCTTACCATCACGATGCTTGGGATGGGGATGACTTTGACTCTCGATGATCTTCGCGGCGCGTTGAAGATGCCCAAAGAGCTCTTCGCCGGCTTTGTGTTGCAGTACTCG GTCATGCCATTATCAGCATTTCTAGTGAGCAAACTCTTGAACTTGCCATCACATTATGCAGCCGGTCTCATATTGGTTGGTTGCTGTCCAGGCG GTACGGCAAGTAACATTGTCACTTACATTGCACG TGGGAATGTTGCACTATCGGTGTTGATGACAGCAGCTAGTACTCTTTCAGCTGTG ATCATGACGCCGCTTCTTACGGCCAAGCTAGCCAAACAATACGTCGCAGTCGATGCTCTTGGACTAGTAAAGTCAACACTACAG GTGGTTCTTCTCCCAGTGTTGGCTGGTGCATTTATGAACCAGTACTTCCAAAGAGTGGTGAAGTTTGTTACTCCTCTTATGGCTCCAATCGCGGTTGGAACGGTCGCGATTCTCTGCGGGACTGCGATTGGTCAGAACGCATCTGCCATACTCGCTTCAGGGAAACAAGTGGTCATGGCTTGTGTCCTTCTTCACCTCTCTGGATTTCTCTTTGGCTATCTGTTCTCGAGGTTACTCAGAATCGATGTGGCCTCGTCAAGAACTGTCTCTATCGAAGTTGGCATGCAG AACTCGGTGCTTGGACTTGTTCTAGCGGCAGAGCATTTTGGGAACCCGCTCACTGCAGTACCGTGTGCTGTTTCTAGCGTCTGTCACTCCATCATCGGTAGCGTCTTGGCTGGTGTCTGGAGACGCAGTGCTCCAAAACAGCTTGAAGACTGA
- the LOC103832334 gene encoding protein SRG1, with protein MEAEGETQWSSLLVPSVLEIAKENTVPPRYLRSEQDKTETLADSCLSSKLPVIDMQRLCSVSAMDTELEKLDLACQDWGFFQLVNHGIDSSFLEKLETEAKDLFNLPMEEKMKLWQRSGEFEGFGQVNIVSEDQKLDWGDMFILTTEPIRSRKPHLFSKLPPSFRETVETYSSQVKSLAKTLFEKMACVLEVKREEMEDLFGDVWQSIKINYYPPCPQPDRVIGLTPHSDAAGLTILLQVNQVEGLQIKKDNKWVVVKPLQDALVVNVGEILEIITNGRYKSIEHRVMVNAEKERLSVAMFHSPGKETVIGPAKSLVDKHKQERLFKSMSTQEFFDAFFARKLNGKSHLDLMTLDPSS; from the exons ATGGAAGCAGAAGGAGAAACACAGTGGAGCTCTCTCCTAGTACCTTCTGTTCTAGAGATCGCCAAAGAGAACACTGTTCCTCCGAGGTATCTTCGGTCTGAACAAGACAAAACAGAGACTTTGGCTGATTCTTGTCTGAGCTCAAAGCTCCCAGTTATCGACATGCAGCGCTTGTGTTCTGTTTCCGCCATGGATACCGAGCTAGAGAAGCTCGATCTCGCTTGCCAAGATTGGGGATTTTTCCAA CTAGTCAACCATGGAATAGATTCTTCTTTTCTTGAAAAGTTAGAGACAGAGGCTAAAGACCTCTTCAACCTCCCCAtggaagagaagatgaaactcTGGCAGAGAAGCGGCGAGTTCGAAGGATTCGGACAGGTCAACATCGTCTCCGAGGATCAGAAACTTGACTGGGGAGATATGTTCATCCTCACCACCGAACCTATTCGATCACGCAAACCTCACTTGTTCTCCAAGTTACCTCCTTCTTTCAGAGAAACTGTGGAGACTTACTCCTCTCAAGTGAAGAGCTTAGCCAAGACTCTCTTTGAGAAAATGGCGTGTGTTCTTGAGGTCAAACGAGAAGAGATGGAAGATTTGTTTGGAGATGTTTGGCAATCTATAAAGATCAACTACTATCCTCCATGTCCACAGCCGGATCGAGTCATCGGTTTGACTCCACATTCAGACGCTGCAGGTCTCACGATTCTATTGCAGGTGAATCAAGTGGAAGGGCTTCAGATCAAGAAAGATAACAAATGGGTTGTGGTGAAACCGCTTCAAGATGCTTTAGTTGTTAATGTTGGCGAGATCCTAGAG ATTATAACGAATGGGAGATATAAAAGCATCGAGCATAGAGTGATGGTGAATGCAGAGAAAGAGAGGTTATCTGTTGCTATGTTTCACAGTCCGGGAAAGGAGACGGTGATTGGTCCGGCGAAAAGCCTTGTGGATAAGCACAAGCAGGAACGTTTGTTTAAAAGTATGAGTACACAAGAGTTCTTTGATGCCTTCTTTGCTCGGAAGCTCAATGGGAAGTCACACCTTGATCTTATGACTTTGGACCCCTCATCATAA